The Rhinoraja longicauda isolate Sanriku21f chromosome 25, sRhiLon1.1, whole genome shotgun sequence genome has a window encoding:
- the LOC144605797 gene encoding hydroxycarboxylic acid receptor 2-like, with protein MGDGDQSCPSVKDINSSYNAPVLILTFIFGFIGNAIALWIFCFHVKTWRPNTVYSLNLAIADTLLICCLPVRAHYYFSRKDWTFGEAACRLKIFTVFMNRAVSVTFLMVMALDRYFKVIHPHHKVNKMTTSGAVWVSCILWLVTLAMCLHVLTEPRTFQHNNVTNCELFEIVQPLSYTAVLTNTVFIIFTFILPASVILFSTCCIIWKLKQIKSELRAKYKRATRLVVVVATVFIICFLPSNFAVIAVLISGSASNCNTFDVTVQIFRSTLRITYLNSVLDPVVYYFSSSTFKETLKKALRSHNIRIFRSTIRSAPPEQDIQQTDPQSSKSNQVKGHSSQTDYL; from the coding sequence ATGGGTGACGGGGACCAGTCTTGTCCATCAGTGAAGGACATTAACTCATCCTACAATGCGCCAGTGCTCATTTTGACATTTATCTTTGGATTCATTGGAAATGCAATTGCTCTGTGGATCTTCTGCTTCCATGTGAAAACTTGGAGACCAAACACAGTGTATTCACTGAACCTGGCGATCGCGGACACTCTGCTAATCTGCTGCCTACCAGTTCGAGCTCACTACTACTTCagtaggaaagactggactttcGGCGAAGCTGCCTGTCGCCTGAAGATATTCACGGTATTTATGAACCGGGCAGTGAGCGTTACTTTCCTGATGGTTATGGCGCTTGATCGCTACTTCAAGGTGATCCACCCTCACCATAAAGTGAACAAGATGACCACAAGCGGGGCGGTGTGGGTGTCCTGCATTCTTTGGCTTGTAACGCTGGCGATGTGTTTGCACGTTTTGACTGAACCCCGCACTTTCCAGCACAACAACGTGACAAATTGTGAGCTATTCGAGATAGTTCAGCCCTTAAGCTACACAGCCGTTTTGACTAACACGgtttttattattttcacgttCATTTTACCCGCTTCGGTCATCCTGTTTTCCACTTGCTGTATCATCTGGAAGCTAAAGCAGATTAAATCTGAATTGAGGGCCAAATATAAACGAGCAACGAGGCTTGTGGTGGTCGTGGCGACGGTTTTCATCATCTGTTTCTTACCCAGCAACTTTGCTGTGATTGCTGTTTTAATCTCAGGCAGCGCAAGTAACTGCAACACATTCGACGTTACCGTGCAGATCTTCCGCAGCACCCTGCGCATCACTTACTTGAACAGTGTGCTCGACCCGGTTGTTTACTACTTCTCCAGTTCCACGTTCAAGGAAACTCTGAAAAAAGCGCTCCGTTCTCACAACATCAGAATTTTCAGATCAACAATTCGCTCAGCTCCACCGGAACAGGACATCCAACAAACTGATCCTCAAAGCTCTAAATCGAATCAGGTGAAAGGACATTCCTCACAGACTGACTATCTATGA